Proteins encoded by one window of Burkholderia plantarii:
- the nth gene encoding endonuclease III, giving the protein MNPKKRHAIYETLRSLNPHPTTELEYSTPFELLIAVMLSAQATDVSVNKAMRRMFPVANTPAQVLALGEEGVTDYIKTIGLYRTKAKNVVATCRILLDQYGGEVPADREALEGLPGVGRKTANVVLNTAFGHPTIAVDTHIFRVANRTGLAPGKDVRAVEAALEKFTPAEFRQDAHHWLILHGRYVCKARRPECWHCAIEPLCEFKPKTPPPLE; this is encoded by the coding sequence ATGAACCCGAAGAAACGCCACGCGATCTACGAAACGCTGCGGAGCCTGAACCCGCATCCGACCACGGAACTCGAGTACTCGACGCCGTTCGAGTTGCTGATCGCGGTGATGCTGTCGGCGCAGGCCACCGACGTGTCGGTCAACAAGGCGATGCGCCGGATGTTCCCGGTGGCGAACACGCCCGCGCAGGTACTCGCGCTCGGCGAGGAGGGCGTCACCGACTACATCAAGACGATCGGCCTGTATCGCACCAAGGCGAAGAACGTCGTCGCGACCTGCCGGATTCTGCTCGACCAGTACGGCGGCGAGGTGCCGGCCGATCGCGAGGCGCTCGAAGGCCTGCCCGGGGTGGGGCGCAAGACCGCCAACGTGGTGTTGAACACGGCGTTCGGCCACCCGACCATCGCCGTCGATACGCATATCTTCCGCGTCGCGAACCGCACCGGGCTCGCGCCCGGCAAGGACGTGCGCGCCGTCGAGGCGGCGCTCGAGAAATTCACGCCGGCCGAGTTCCGCCAGGACGCGCACCACTGGCTGATCCTGCACGGCCGCTACGTCTGCAAGGCGCGCCGCCCCGAGTGCTGGCACTGCGCGATCGAGCCGCTCTGCGAATTCAAACCGAAGACGCCGCCGCCGCTCGAATAG
- a CDS encoding benzoate/H(+) symporter BenE family transporter, translated as MNSSHAPGTPPAASPSRFFADTSVSALVAGFVAMMTGYTSALVLMFQAGRAAHLSDAQISSWIWALSISMGLTTVGLSLRYRAPIVTAWSTPGAALLIASLPGVPYPYAIGAFVVCALLLTAVGVSGVFDALMKRIPAGIASALLAGILFEIGIEIFHAAQIQPALVITMFFTYLMIKRFVPRYAIVTTLAAGTAVAGSLDLLDFSRFHVALAHPVLTLPAFSVASIISIGIPLFIVAMASQNVPGIAVLRADGYRTPSSPLISTTGIASLVFAPFGSHGINLAAITAAICTGPEAHADHGRRYTAAIWCGLFYLIAGVFGATIAALFDALPKALVVSVAALALFGSIMSGLANAMQEVRQREAALVTFMVTASGLTLLSIGSAFWGLVAGIATQVILNARRA; from the coding sequence ATGAATTCGTCCCACGCGCCAGGCACGCCGCCCGCCGCTTCCCCTTCGCGTTTCTTCGCGGATACCTCGGTGTCCGCGCTCGTCGCCGGCTTCGTCGCGATGATGACGGGCTACACCAGCGCGCTCGTGCTGATGTTCCAGGCCGGCCGCGCCGCGCACCTGAGCGACGCGCAGATCTCGTCGTGGATCTGGGCGCTGTCGATCAGCATGGGCCTGACCACGGTCGGCCTGTCGCTGCGCTACCGCGCGCCGATCGTCACCGCGTGGTCGACGCCGGGCGCCGCGCTGCTGATCGCCTCGCTGCCGGGCGTGCCGTACCCCTACGCGATCGGCGCGTTCGTGGTCTGCGCGCTGCTGCTGACGGCGGTGGGCGTGAGCGGCGTGTTCGATGCGCTGATGAAGCGGATTCCGGCCGGCATCGCCTCGGCCCTGCTGGCCGGCATCCTGTTCGAGATCGGCATCGAGATCTTCCACGCCGCGCAGATCCAGCCCGCGCTCGTCATCACGATGTTCTTCACCTATCTGATGATCAAGCGCTTCGTGCCGCGCTACGCGATCGTCACCACGCTCGCCGCGGGCACGGCCGTTGCGGGTTCGCTCGACCTGCTCGACTTCAGCCGCTTCCACGTCGCGCTCGCGCATCCCGTGCTGACCCTGCCGGCCTTCTCGGTTGCCTCGATCATCAGCATCGGGATTCCGCTGTTCATCGTCGCGATGGCGTCGCAGAACGTGCCCGGCATCGCCGTGCTGCGCGCCGACGGCTATCGCACGCCGTCCTCGCCGCTGATCTCCACCACCGGCATCGCCTCGCTCGTGTTCGCGCCGTTCGGCTCGCACGGCATCAATCTCGCGGCGATCACGGCGGCCATCTGCACCGGCCCCGAGGCGCACGCCGACCACGGCCGCCGCTACACCGCGGCGATCTGGTGCGGGCTGTTCTACCTGATCGCGGGCGTGTTCGGCGCGACCATCGCCGCGCTGTTCGACGCGCTGCCGAAGGCGCTGGTGGTGTCGGTGGCCGCGCTCGCGCTGTTCGGCTCGATCATGAGCGGCCTCGCCAACGCGATGCAGGAGGTCCGGCAGCGCGAGGCGGCACTCGTCACGTTCATGGTGACGGCCTCGGGGCTCACGCTGCTGTCGATCGGCTCGGCGTTCTGGGGGCTCGTGGCCGGCATCGCCACGCAGGTCATTCTGAACGCGCGGCGCGCCTGA
- a CDS encoding AAA family ATPase, producing MRFEGSSQYVATDDLKLAVNAALTLQRPLLVKGEPGTGKTMLAEEVAAALGMPLLQWHVKSTTKAQQGLYEYDAVSRLRDSQLGDERVKEIGNYIVRGVLWQAFTADEPCVLLIDEIDKADIEFPNDLLRELDRMEFHVYETRELVRAKHRPLVIITSNNEKELPDAFLRRCFFHYIQFPEPATMQRIIEVHYPGIKQALVRTALESFFELRAVSGLKKKPSTSELLDWLKLLLAEDIPPEALRSTDHKLAVPPLAGALLKNEQDLSLFERLVQMNRHNR from the coding sequence ATGCGCTTCGAAGGCTCCTCGCAATACGTCGCCACCGACGACCTGAAGCTCGCCGTCAACGCCGCGCTGACGCTGCAGCGGCCACTGCTCGTCAAGGGCGAGCCCGGCACCGGCAAGACGATGCTGGCCGAGGAAGTGGCCGCCGCGCTCGGCATGCCGCTGCTGCAATGGCACGTGAAATCCACCACCAAGGCGCAGCAGGGGCTCTACGAGTACGACGCGGTCTCGCGGCTGCGCGATTCGCAGCTTGGCGACGAACGTGTCAAGGAGATCGGCAACTACATCGTGCGCGGCGTGCTGTGGCAGGCATTCACGGCCGACGAGCCGTGCGTGCTGCTGATCGACGAGATCGACAAGGCCGACATCGAATTCCCGAACGACCTGCTGCGCGAGCTCGACCGCATGGAGTTCCATGTCTACGAGACACGCGAACTGGTGCGCGCGAAGCACCGGCCGCTCGTCATCATCACCTCGAACAACGAGAAGGAGCTGCCCGACGCGTTCCTGCGCCGCTGCTTCTTCCACTACATCCAGTTCCCCGAGCCGGCCACGATGCAGCGCATCATCGAGGTCCACTATCCCGGCATCAAGCAGGCGCTGGTGCGCACCGCGCTCGAGAGCTTCTTCGAACTGCGCGCCGTCTCGGGGCTCAAGAAGAAACCTTCGACCTCCGAACTGCTCGACTGGCTCAAGCTGCTGCTCGCCGAGGACATCCCGCCCGAGGCGCTGCGCTCGACCGACCACAAGCTGGCGGTGCCGCCGCTGGCCGGCGCGCTGCTGAAGAACGAGCAGGACCTGAGCCTGTTCGAGCGGCTCGTGCAGATGAACCGCCACAACCGCTGA
- a CDS encoding c-type cytochrome: protein MNKFVGKQVVAAALMALSATSQAAGVVGNPENGASKAAMCIGCHGIEDYRTAYPEVYRVPLIGGQNQQYLENALKAYRKKDRHFASMNAIAASLSDQDIADLAAYYASRKPDSKTNPYK, encoded by the coding sequence ATGAACAAATTCGTCGGCAAACAGGTCGTGGCCGCGGCGCTCATGGCGCTGTCGGCCACCTCGCAGGCGGCTGGGGTGGTGGGCAACCCGGAAAACGGGGCCAGCAAGGCTGCGATGTGCATCGGCTGTCATGGCATCGAAGACTACCGCACGGCGTATCCGGAGGTGTACCGGGTGCCGCTGATCGGCGGACAGAATCAGCAATACCTGGAAAACGCGCTGAAGGCGTACCGGAAGAAGGACCGCCATTTCGCGTCGATGAACGCGATCGCGGCGTCGCTCAGCGACCAGGACATCGCGGACCTCGCCGCGTACTACGCGTCCCGCAAGCCCGATTCGAAGACCAATCCCTACAAGTGA
- a CDS encoding DUF1841 family protein has translation MFNPSRDEVRRFFTDARRKQRKGEILTPLEAIAADWIVEHPEYHAELDDDESAGTREYPPESGRTNPFLHLSMHLAISEQLSIDQPPGIRAAHERLAARLPSAHDAQHAIMECLGETIWEAQRTNTPPDTDAYLQRILRRASRD, from the coding sequence ATGTTCAATCCGAGCCGCGACGAAGTCCGTCGCTTCTTCACCGACGCCCGCCGCAAGCAGCGCAAGGGCGAGATCCTCACGCCGCTGGAAGCGATCGCCGCCGACTGGATCGTCGAGCATCCTGAATACCACGCGGAACTCGACGACGACGAAAGCGCCGGCACGCGCGAATATCCGCCCGAAAGCGGCCGCACCAATCCGTTCCTGCACCTGTCGATGCATCTCGCGATCAGCGAGCAACTGTCGATCGACCAGCCGCCCGGCATCCGCGCCGCCCACGAGCGGCTCGCCGCGCGCCTGCCGTCGGCGCACGACGCGCAGCACGCAATCATGGAATGCCTCGGCGAAACGATCTGGGAAGCGCAGCGCACCAACACGCCGCCCGACACCGACGCCTACCTGCAGCGCATCCTGCGCCGCGCCTCGCGCGACTGA
- a CDS encoding DNA-deoxyinosine glycosylase, giving the protein MTLKRSFAPVVDAHTRVLILGSLPGEVSLAQSQYYAHPQNRFWRLLGDVLGIELAALDYASRLDTLLRHRVGLWDVVAEATRIGSLDSRIRDHASNDLVALVDTLPNLTTIAFNGGTAAKLGTRALGERGARYRLLRLPSSSPAYAAVPYADKLLAWRELLPAD; this is encoded by the coding sequence GTGACGCTCAAGCGCAGCTTTGCGCCGGTGGTCGATGCCCACACGCGCGTGCTGATCCTCGGCAGCCTGCCGGGCGAGGTCTCGCTGGCGCAAAGCCAGTATTACGCGCATCCGCAGAACCGTTTCTGGCGCCTGCTCGGCGACGTGCTCGGCATCGAACTGGCCGCGCTCGACTACGCGAGCCGGCTCGACACGCTGCTGCGGCACCGCGTCGGCCTGTGGGACGTGGTGGCCGAGGCCACGCGGATCGGCAGCCTCGACAGCCGGATTCGCGATCACGCCAGCAACGATCTGGTCGCGCTCGTCGACACCCTGCCGAACCTGACCACCATCGCGTTCAACGGCGGCACGGCCGCGAAGCTCGGCACGCGCGCGCTGGGCGAGCGCGGCGCGCGCTATCGGCTGCTGCGGCTGCCGTCGAGCAGCCCGGCCTATGCGGCGGTTCCCTACGCGGACAAGCTGCTTGCCTGGCGGGAGCTGCTGCCGGCGGATTGA
- a CDS encoding polyhydroxyalkanoate depolymerase → MLYQMHEFQRALLSPLTAWAQAASKSFANPSSPLSLMPGATRWAAAYELLYRLGKDYEKPEFNLHQIEKDGHHIPIVEQTVIEKPFCRLLRFKRFADDSVAVGQLKEEPVVLVCAPLSGHHSTLLRDTVRTLLQDHKVYITDWIDARMVPVETGPFHLDDYVDYIQEFIRHIGARNLHVISVCQPTVPVLAAISLMASRGEPTPLTMTMMGGPIDARRSPTSVNSLATNHSLAWFENNVIHTVPANYPGEGRHVYPGFLQHTGFVAMNPERHAQSHWDFYQSLLRGDEDDAEAHRRFYDEYNAVLDMAAEYYLDTIRIVFQEFGLAEGTWQVRGERVNPADIGETALMTIEGELDDISGSGQTHAAQALCTGIPAEHRRNLTAEKCGHYGIFSGRRWRTIIYPQLREFIREHQPVTKTPAGSPPVAPGSDDAEPVTPAAAAPATAGASPHGTASSAARNAAPKRGTPAARRASQVSAKSAAKSAVAKPAAKQAAPKAASPRARKPA, encoded by the coding sequence ATGCTCTATCAAATGCACGAATTCCAGCGCGCGCTGCTGAGCCCGCTGACCGCCTGGGCACAGGCCGCCTCCAAGTCGTTCGCGAATCCTTCCAGCCCGCTTTCGCTGATGCCGGGCGCGACGCGCTGGGCCGCCGCCTACGAACTGCTGTACCGGCTCGGCAAGGATTACGAAAAGCCCGAATTCAACCTGCACCAGATCGAGAAGGACGGCCATCACATTCCGATCGTCGAGCAGACCGTGATCGAGAAGCCGTTCTGCCGCCTGCTGCGCTTCAAGCGCTTCGCCGACGATTCGGTGGCGGTCGGCCAGCTCAAGGAGGAGCCGGTGGTGCTGGTCTGCGCGCCCCTGTCGGGTCACCACTCGACGCTGCTGCGCGATACGGTGCGCACGCTGCTGCAGGACCACAAGGTCTATATCACCGACTGGATCGACGCGCGCATGGTGCCGGTCGAGACCGGCCCGTTCCATCTCGACGACTACGTCGACTACATCCAGGAATTCATCCGCCACATCGGCGCACGCAACCTGCACGTGATCTCGGTGTGCCAGCCGACGGTGCCGGTGCTCGCGGCGATCTCGCTGATGGCGAGCCGCGGCGAACCCACGCCGCTGACGATGACGATGATGGGCGGCCCGATCGACGCGCGCAGGAGCCCGACCTCGGTCAACTCGCTCGCCACCAACCATTCGCTCGCGTGGTTCGAGAACAACGTGATCCACACGGTACCGGCCAACTATCCGGGCGAGGGCCGCCACGTCTATCCGGGCTTCCTGCAGCACACCGGCTTCGTCGCGATGAATCCGGAACGCCACGCGCAATCGCACTGGGATTTCTACCAGAGCCTGCTGCGCGGCGACGAGGACGACGCCGAGGCGCACCGCCGCTTCTACGACGAATACAACGCCGTGCTCGACATGGCCGCCGAGTATTACCTCGACACGATCCGCATCGTGTTCCAGGAGTTCGGCCTCGCCGAGGGCACCTGGCAGGTGCGCGGCGAACGCGTGAATCCGGCCGACATCGGCGAGACAGCGCTGATGACGATCGAGGGCGAACTCGACGACATCTCGGGCAGCGGCCAGACCCACGCCGCGCAGGCGCTCTGCACCGGCATTCCGGCCGAGCACCGCCGCAACCTGACCGCCGAGAAGTGCGGCCACTACGGGATCTTCTCGGGCCGGCGCTGGCGCACCATCATCTATCCGCAGCTGCGCGAGTTCATCCGCGAGCATCAGCCCGTGACGAAGACCCCGGCCGGCTCGCCGCCCGTCGCGCCCGGCAGCGACGACGCCGAACCGGTGACGCCGGCCGCCGCCGCGCCGGCCACGGCCGGTGCGAGCCCGCACGGCACGGCATCGAGCGCGGCACGCAACGCGGCGCCCAAGCGCGGCACGCCGGCCGCGCGTCGCGCGTCTCAAGTGAGCGCGAAATCGGCGGCGAAGTCGGCCGTGGCCAAGCCCGCCGCCAAGCAGGCCGCGCCGAAGGCCGCCTCGCCGCGCGCCCGCAAGCCGGCCTGA
- a CDS encoding TetR/AcrR family transcriptional regulator encodes MTQPKIKRDPEGTRRRILLAAAEEFASGGLFGARVDQIARRAETNERMLYYYFGSKEQLFTAVLEHAFSALNEAERVLDFDGVPPVDAVTRLAHFIWDYYRDHPELLRLVNNENLHEARYMLKSPRIREMISPLVQTLGNVLARGQSAGLFRSDVDPLRFYVTLSGLGYYIVSNRYTLAAMLGRDFSTEDERNAIVRMNTDILLAYLLRR; translated from the coding sequence ATGACTCAGCCGAAAATCAAAAGAGATCCCGAAGGAACGCGGCGCCGTATCCTGCTGGCCGCCGCCGAGGAGTTTGCGAGCGGGGGCCTATTCGGTGCCCGCGTCGACCAGATCGCCCGGCGCGCCGAAACCAATGAACGCATGCTCTATTACTACTTCGGTAGCAAGGAGCAGTTGTTTACCGCCGTGCTCGAACACGCGTTTTCCGCCCTCAACGAAGCCGAGCGCGTGCTCGATTTCGACGGCGTGCCGCCGGTGGATGCCGTCACGCGTCTGGCGCATTTCATTTGGGATTACTACAGGGATCATCCGGAGCTGCTGCGGCTCGTCAACAACGAGAACCTGCACGAGGCGCGCTACATGCTGAAGTCGCCGCGCATCCGCGAGATGATCTCGCCGCTCGTGCAGACGCTCGGCAACGTGCTCGCACGCGGGCAGAGCGCCGGGCTGTTTCGCTCCGACGTCGATCCGCTGCGTTTCTACGTGACGCTGTCCGGGCTCGGCTACTACATCGTGTCGAACCGCTACACGCTCGCCGCGATGCTCGGCCGCGATTTCAGCACCGAGGACGAACGCAACGCGATCGTGCGGATGAACACCGACATCCTGCTCGCCTACCTGCTGCGCCGCTGA
- the tal gene encoding transaldolase: MTTALDQLKQYTTVVADTGDFQQLAQYQPQDATTNPSLILKAVQKDAYKPLLEKTVRDHAGETTGVIIDRLLVAFGTEILKLIPGRVSTEVDARLSFDAQASIDKGRELIRLYEAAGIGRERVLIKLASTWEGVRAAEVLQKEGIKCNMTLLFSLVQAAACAEAGAQLISPFVGRIYDWYKKQAGADWDEAKNGGANDPGVQSVRRIYAYYKKFGYKTEVMGASFRTTGQITELAGCDLLTISPDLLQKLHESSEKVERKLSADHAGDAPADRVAIDESSFRFQLNDDAMATEKLAEGIRAFAADAVKLEGLIEALR, from the coding sequence ATGACTACCGCACTCGACCAGCTGAAGCAGTACACGACCGTCGTCGCCGATACCGGCGATTTCCAGCAGCTCGCGCAATACCAGCCGCAGGACGCGACCACCAATCCTTCGCTGATTCTGAAGGCGGTCCAGAAGGACGCCTACAAGCCGCTCCTCGAAAAGACCGTGCGCGACCACGCGGGCGAAACCACCGGCGTGATCATCGACCGCTTGCTGGTGGCGTTCGGCACCGAGATCCTCAAGCTGATCCCGGGCCGCGTCTCGACCGAGGTGGACGCGCGCCTGTCGTTCGACGCGCAGGCCTCGATCGACAAGGGCCGCGAGCTGATCCGTCTCTACGAAGCCGCCGGCATCGGCCGCGAGCGCGTGCTGATCAAGCTCGCCTCGACCTGGGAAGGCGTGCGCGCCGCCGAGGTGCTGCAGAAGGAAGGCATCAAGTGCAACATGACGCTGCTGTTCTCGCTGGTGCAGGCCGCCGCCTGCGCCGAAGCGGGCGCGCAGCTGATCTCGCCGTTCGTCGGCCGCATCTACGACTGGTACAAGAAGCAGGCCGGCGCCGACTGGGACGAGGCGAAGAACGGCGGCGCGAACGATCCGGGCGTGCAGTCGGTGCGCCGCATCTACGCCTACTACAAGAAGTTCGGCTACAAGACGGAGGTGATGGGCGCGAGCTTCCGCACCACCGGCCAGATCACCGAACTCGCCGGCTGCGACCTGCTGACGATCAGCCCCGACCTGCTGCAGAAACTGCACGAGAGCAGCGAGAAGGTCGAGCGCAAGCTGTCGGCCGACCACGCCGGCGACGCGCCGGCCGATCGCGTGGCGATCGACGAATCGTCGTTCCGCTTCCAGCTCAACGACGACGCGATGGCCACCGAGAAGCTGGCCGAAGGCATCCGCGCGTTCGCCGCCGACGCGGTGAAGCTCGAGGGCCTGATCGAAGCGCTGCGCTGA
- a CDS encoding c-type cytochrome: MNTLQPAFRTAAALALAACFAAGTAHAADAAKGKQLVESHNCAACHGATFDNPINAEYPRLAGQHADYLVWAMRQYQMGLDNPMLGRNNAIMRAQVQSLSVNDMKDIAAYLETLPGSLVFKK, from the coding sequence ATGAACACGCTTCAACCGGCATTCCGCACCGCGGCGGCGCTCGCGCTGGCCGCCTGTTTCGCGGCGGGCACCGCGCACGCGGCCGACGCGGCCAAGGGCAAGCAACTCGTCGAGTCGCACAACTGCGCCGCCTGCCACGGCGCCACCTTCGACAACCCGATCAATGCCGAATATCCGCGCCTCGCGGGGCAGCACGCCGACTACCTGGTCTGGGCGATGCGCCAGTACCAGATGGGGCTCGACAACCCGATGCTCGGCCGCAACAACGCGATCATGCGCGCGCAGGTGCAGAGCCTGTCGGTCAACGACATGAAGGACATCGCCGCCTATCTGGAGACGCTGCCGGGCAGCCTGGTGTTCAAGAAATGA
- the rsxB gene encoding electron transport complex subunit RsxB, giving the protein MTDTRKLADRIEDLLPQTQCTKCGYDGCRPYAEAIAAGSAGYNQCPPGGHQGIERLAALLGKPVIPLAVEHGEEHPRLLAVIDEQLCIGCTLCMQACPVDAIVGAPKQMHTVVAALCTGCDLCVPPCPVDCIALIPVTGERTGWDAWSQQQADDARARHDRRLARQRREREAAEARAAARRAASATSTAGAAGADAANSAPADDPEAKKRAIIAAALERARKKKEELAALGNAPKNTENVSPAVQAQIDAAEARRRRIEQERRAADAAPDVDHPDGTPPASEPRDA; this is encoded by the coding sequence GTGACCGACACCAGAAAACTCGCGGATCGCATCGAAGATCTGCTGCCTCAGACGCAATGCACGAAGTGCGGCTACGACGGCTGTCGTCCGTATGCCGAGGCGATCGCCGCCGGCAGCGCCGGCTACAACCAGTGCCCGCCCGGCGGCCATCAGGGCATCGAACGCCTCGCCGCGCTGCTCGGCAAGCCCGTGATCCCGCTCGCCGTCGAGCACGGCGAGGAACACCCGCGCCTGCTCGCCGTGATCGACGAACAGCTCTGCATCGGCTGCACGCTCTGCATGCAGGCCTGCCCGGTGGACGCGATCGTCGGTGCGCCGAAGCAGATGCATACGGTGGTGGCCGCGCTCTGCACCGGCTGCGATCTCTGCGTGCCGCCGTGCCCGGTCGACTGCATCGCGCTGATTCCGGTCACGGGCGAGCGCACCGGCTGGGATGCCTGGAGCCAGCAGCAGGCCGACGACGCGCGCGCGCGCCACGACCGGCGCCTCGCGCGCCAGCGCCGCGAGCGCGAAGCGGCCGAGGCGCGTGCCGCGGCCCGGCGCGCGGCCAGCGCGACGAGTACGGCCGGTGCCGCCGGCGCGGACGCCGCGAACAGCGCGCCCGCCGACGATCCCGAAGCGAAGAAACGCGCGATCATCGCGGCCGCGCTCGAGCGAGCGCGCAAGAAGAAGGAAGAACTGGCCGCACTCGGCAACGCGCCGAAGAACACCGAGAACGTGAGCCCGGCCGTGCAGGCGCAGATCGACGCCGCCGAAGCACGCCGCCGGCGCATCGAACAGGAACGTCGCGCGGCCGACGCCGCGCCCGACGTCGATCATCCCGACGGCACGCCGCCCGCCTCCGAGCCTCGCGACGCATGA
- a CDS encoding VOC family protein, with protein MQVQPYLFFGGRCDEAIAFYRDTLGAQVQLLMRYRDAPPNPDMPVDAAAADKVMHASLRIGESMLMCSDGDVRQAAPQVHDGYSLSLNPATLDEGRRRFDALAAGGTIVMPFGPTFWALGFGMLRDRFGVHWMINVEDPAARPVA; from the coding sequence ATGCAAGTTCAACCGTATCTGTTCTTCGGCGGACGCTGCGACGAGGCGATCGCGTTCTATCGCGACACGCTCGGCGCGCAGGTCCAGCTGCTGATGCGCTACCGCGACGCGCCGCCGAACCCCGACATGCCGGTCGACGCGGCCGCGGCCGACAAGGTGATGCACGCGAGCCTGCGCATCGGCGAATCGATGCTGATGTGCTCGGACGGCGATGTCCGGCAGGCCGCGCCGCAGGTCCACGACGGTTATTCGCTGTCGCTGAATCCCGCCACGCTCGACGAGGGGCGCCGCCGGTTCGACGCGCTCGCGGCCGGTGGCACGATCGTCATGCCGTTCGGCCCGACGTTCTGGGCGCTCGGTTTCGGCATGCTGCGCGACCGTTTCGGCGTCCACTGGATGATCAACGTCGAGGACCCGGCCGCGCGCCCCGTCGCATGA
- a CDS encoding vWA domain-containing protein, giving the protein MLIDFFYSLRAAKLPVSVKEYLTLLDALRRDVIPPSIDAFYYLARMTLVKDEQYFDRFDQAFGAYFKGVASLPAEAFDLPADWLEQKMRRELTPEEKAQIEALGGLDKLMERLRELFDEQQERHEGGNKWIGTGGTSPFGHGGYHPEGIRMGGPSAGNRTALKVWEARAYRDYDDSVELGTRNIKVALRRLRRFAREGAADELDLPGTIRSTAANAGWLDLRMVPERHNNVKVLMLLDVGGSMDDHIARTEELFSAAKAEFKHLEFYYFHNCVYDFLWKHNRRRHAERTPTWDILHKFTPDTKLIFVGDATMSPYEVVQPGGSVEYNNPEAGAVWLRRLADQFPHHAWLNPEPERLWEYRQSIAIIRDLLGTRMYPLTLAGLEAAMRQLSK; this is encoded by the coding sequence ATGCTGATCGACTTCTTCTATTCGCTGCGCGCGGCGAAGCTGCCGGTCTCGGTGAAGGAATACCTGACGCTGCTCGACGCGCTGCGCCGCGACGTGATCCCGCCGTCGATCGACGCGTTCTACTATCTCGCGCGCATGACGCTGGTGAAGGACGAGCAGTATTTCGACCGCTTCGACCAGGCCTTCGGCGCCTATTTCAAGGGCGTCGCGTCGCTGCCGGCCGAGGCGTTCGACCTGCCGGCCGACTGGCTCGAACAGAAGATGCGGCGCGAGCTGACGCCCGAGGAGAAGGCGCAGATCGAGGCGCTCGGCGGCCTCGACAAGCTGATGGAGCGGCTGCGCGAGCTGTTCGACGAGCAGCAGGAACGCCACGAAGGCGGCAACAAGTGGATCGGCACCGGCGGCACCTCGCCGTTCGGGCACGGCGGCTATCACCCGGAAGGCATCCGCATGGGCGGCCCGTCGGCCGGCAACCGCACCGCGCTGAAGGTGTGGGAGGCGCGCGCCTATCGCGACTACGACGATTCGGTCGAACTCGGCACCCGCAACATCAAGGTCGCGCTGCGCCGGCTGCGCCGCTTCGCGCGCGAGGGCGCGGCCGACGAGCTGGACCTGCCCGGCACGATCCGCAGCACCGCCGCGAACGCCGGCTGGCTCGACCTGCGGATGGTGCCCGAGCGGCACAACAACGTGAAGGTGCTGATGCTGCTCGACGTGGGCGGCTCGATGGACGATCACATTGCCCGCACCGAGGAACTGTTCTCGGCGGCGAAGGCCGAGTTCAAGCATCTCGAGTTCTACTATTTCCACAACTGCGTCTACGACTTCCTCTGGAAGCACAACCGCCGCCGCCACGCGGAACGCACCCCCACCTGGGACATCCTTCACAAGTTCACGCCCGACACCAAGCTGATCTTCGTCGGCGACGCCACCATGAGTCCCTACGAGGTGGTGCAGCCGGGCGGCTCGGTCGAGTACAACAACCCCGAGGCCGGCGCGGTGTGGCTGCGCCGCCTCGCCGACCAGTTCCCGCATCACGCCTGGCTCAATCCCGAGCCCGAACGGCTCTGGGAATACCGGCAGTCGATCGCGATCATCCGCGACCTGCTCGGCACGCGGATGTACCCGCTCACGCTCGCCGGACTGGAAGCCGCGATGCGCCAGTTGAGCAAATAG